The Hemibagrus wyckioides isolate EC202008001 linkage group LG15, SWU_Hwy_1.0, whole genome shotgun sequence genome window below encodes:
- the srsf6a gene encoding serine and arginine rich splicing factor 6a isoform X2: MPRVYIGRLSYHVREKDIQRFFSGYGKLLEVDLKNGYGFVEFEDTRDADDAVYELNGKELCGERVMVEHARGPRRDRDGYGYGGGGGGGGGGGGGGGGGGGYYGGGRSGYSSRSRSGRDKYGPPVRTEYRLIVENLSSRCSWQDLKDFMRQAGEVTYADAHKERANEGVIEFRSHSDMRRALEKLDGTDINGRKIRLIEDKPRRRRSYSGSRSRSRSRRRSRSRSRRSSRSRSNSRSRSHRRRSRSRSNHKSRSRSGRKSRSKSPSSKSRSRKSHSHSRTQKSRSRSRSGERQSRSKSTSKVKSERGSRGRSKEKSTNKKSHSRSASPAENGNEERAKSASRSPSPPAEKSGSKSPERHSRSRSRSKSGSRSKSRSRSRSASQD; this comes from the exons ATGCCCCGCGTTTACATTGGCCGCTTGAGTTACCACGTCCGCGAGAAGGACATACAGCGGTTTTTCAGCGGATACGGAAAACTGCTGGAAGTCGATCTGAAAAATGg CTACGGCTTCGTGGAGTTCGAGGACACTCGTGACGCGGACGATGCTGTGTATGAGCTGAACGGGAAGGAGCTGTGTGGGGAGAGGGTGATGGTGGAACACGCGAGAGGACCTCGGCGTGACCGGGACGGATACGGATacggaggtggaggaggaggaggaggaggcggaggcggaggcggaggaggaggaggaggttatTATGGAGGCGGCCGCA GTGGCTACAGCAGCAGGAGTCGCTCGGGCCGGGATAAATATGGACCACCGGTCCGCACTGAGTACCGGCTCATCGTGGAGAACCTCTCCAGCCGCTGCAGCTGGCAGGACCTCAAG GACTTCATGAGGCAGGCGGGTGAGGTGACGTACGCTGATGCTCATAAGGAGCGCGCTAACGAGGGGGTGATCGAGTTCCGCTCTCACTCAGACATGCGCAGAGCTCTGGAGAAACTGGACGGAACCGACATCAACGGCAGGAAGATCCGACTGATCGAGGACAAACCCCGCCGCCGCCGCTCGTACTCTGGCAGTCGCTccag GTCTCGCAGCCGCCGCCGTTCCCGCAGCAGGAGCCGCCGCAGCAGCCGATCCCGAAGCAACTCCAG GTCTCGTTCTCACCGGCGCCGCTCTCGCTCCAGATCCAATCACAAGTCCCGTTCCAGGTCAGGGCGCAAGTCCCGctccaaatctccctccagcaAATCTCGTTCTCGCAaatcccactctcactctcgcaCGCAGAAATCCCGCAGCAGGTCCCGCTCCGGCGAGCGCCAGTCTCGCTCCAAGAGCACTTCCAAAGTGAAGTCCGAGCGCGGCTCTCGTGGCCGATCGAAAGAGAAATCCACGAATAAGAAATCTCACAGTCGCTCTGCCTCGCCCGCCGAGAACGGAAACGAGGAGCGAGCCAAATCCGCCTCGCGCTCGCCGTCCCCTCCGGCCGAGAAGAGCGGCTCGAAATCTCCTGAGCGGCACTCGCGCTCCCGCTCTCGCTCCAAATCTGGCTCTCGCTCCAAATCCAGATCCCGGTCCAGATCCGCCTCCCAGGACTAA
- the srsf6a gene encoding serine and arginine rich splicing factor 6a isoform X1, translating into MPRVYIGRLSYHVREKDIQRFFSGYGKLLEVDLKNGYGFVEFEDTRDADDAVYELNGKELCGERVMVEHARGPRRDRDGYGYGGGGGGGGGGGGGGGGGGGYYGGGRSGYSSRSRSGRDKYGPPVRTEYRLIVENLSSRCSWQDLKDFMRQAGEVTYADAHKERANEGVIEFRSHSDMRRALEKLDGTDINGRKIRLIEDKPRRRRSYSGSRSRSRSRRRSRSRSRRSSRSRSNSRSRSRSRSHRRRSRSRSNHKSRSRSGRKSRSKSPSSKSRSRKSHSHSRTQKSRSRSRSGERQSRSKSTSKVKSERGSRGRSKEKSTNKKSHSRSASPAENGNEERAKSASRSPSPPAEKSGSKSPERHSRSRSRSKSGSRSKSRSRSRSASQD; encoded by the exons ATGCCCCGCGTTTACATTGGCCGCTTGAGTTACCACGTCCGCGAGAAGGACATACAGCGGTTTTTCAGCGGATACGGAAAACTGCTGGAAGTCGATCTGAAAAATGg CTACGGCTTCGTGGAGTTCGAGGACACTCGTGACGCGGACGATGCTGTGTATGAGCTGAACGGGAAGGAGCTGTGTGGGGAGAGGGTGATGGTGGAACACGCGAGAGGACCTCGGCGTGACCGGGACGGATACGGATacggaggtggaggaggaggaggaggaggcggaggcggaggcggaggaggaggaggaggttatTATGGAGGCGGCCGCA GTGGCTACAGCAGCAGGAGTCGCTCGGGCCGGGATAAATATGGACCACCGGTCCGCACTGAGTACCGGCTCATCGTGGAGAACCTCTCCAGCCGCTGCAGCTGGCAGGACCTCAAG GACTTCATGAGGCAGGCGGGTGAGGTGACGTACGCTGATGCTCATAAGGAGCGCGCTAACGAGGGGGTGATCGAGTTCCGCTCTCACTCAGACATGCGCAGAGCTCTGGAGAAACTGGACGGAACCGACATCAACGGCAGGAAGATCCGACTGATCGAGGACAAACCCCGCCGCCGCCGCTCGTACTCTGGCAGTCGCTccag GTCTCGCAGCCGCCGCCGTTCCCGCAGCAGGAGCCGCCGCAGCAGCCGATCCCGAAGCAACTCCAGGTCTCGCTCAAG GTCTCGTTCTCACCGGCGCCGCTCTCGCTCCAGATCCAATCACAAGTCCCGTTCCAGGTCAGGGCGCAAGTCCCGctccaaatctccctccagcaAATCTCGTTCTCGCAaatcccactctcactctcgcaCGCAGAAATCCCGCAGCAGGTCCCGCTCCGGCGAGCGCCAGTCTCGCTCCAAGAGCACTTCCAAAGTGAAGTCCGAGCGCGGCTCTCGTGGCCGATCGAAAGAGAAATCCACGAATAAGAAATCTCACAGTCGCTCTGCCTCGCCCGCCGAGAACGGAAACGAGGAGCGAGCCAAATCCGCCTCGCGCTCGCCGTCCCCTCCGGCCGAGAAGAGCGGCTCGAAATCTCCTGAGCGGCACTCGCGCTCCCGCTCTCGCTCCAAATCTGGCTCTCGCTCCAAATCCAGATCCCGGTCCAGATCCGCCTCCCAGGACTAA
- the arl6ip5b gene encoding ADP-ribosylation factor-like 6 interacting protein 5b: MAAGMELAPMRQWDDFFPGADRFAKPDLADLTKWNNRVISNLLYFQTNYFIVLLVVFLIVGFMNPLGMLLGGAVVSLVFLGSVWAGENKAMIKNFKKKNPSLFIIIILGASYFLLSLCGGVMVFIFGITFPLLLILIHASLRQRSMKNKLENKIEGVGLKKTPMGVILDLLDQQEEKINKIQDFIESKMKD; this comes from the exons ATGGCGGCCGGAATGGAGCTCGCACCCATGAGACAGTGGGATGATTTTTTCCCTGGAGCGGATAGATTTGCTAAACCTGATTTGGCGGATTTAACTAAATGGAACAACAGAGTCATAAGCAACCTGCTTTATTTCCAGACCAATTACTTTATCGTGCTCCTTGTGGTTTTCCTCATTGTCGG GTTTATGAACCCTCTCGGCATGCTCCTGGGTGGTGCCGTGGTGTCGTTGGTGTTCCTGGGGTCGGTGTGGGCAGGAGAGAACAAGGCCATGATCAAGAACTTTAAGAAGAAGAACCCATcgctgttcatcatcatcatactggGAGCCAGTTACTTCCTGCTGTCTCTGTGtggaggtgtgatggtgtttatctTCGGCATCACTTTCCCACTGCTCT TGATCCTGATCCATGCCTCGCTCCGTCAGCGCAGCATGAAGAACAAGCTGGAGAATAAGATCGAGGGAGTAGGACTGAAGAAGACTCCCATGGGTGTGATCCTGGACCTGCTGGACCAGCAGGAGGAGAAAATCAACAAGATCCAGGATTTCATCGAGAGCAAGATGAAGGACTGA